The sequence below is a genomic window from Candidatus Thermoplasmatota archaeon.
CGGCGTTCCCACTCGTGCGCGAGGCTCGGGGCATCGGGTGGGGCCGGCTCGTCGGCGGCCGGCCGCGGCCTCGCGAGCGACAACGCGACTTCGTCCTCTCCCTCCACGGCGCGCACGGCGGCCGCGCCGCCGGAGACCTCGTAGTGGACCGAGAGGGCCCCCGCCGGACCGCAAAGCACGGCAGCGACGCAGACCCACGCCGCAAGCGACATGGAACGTCCCTTGCCCATCGACGCTCTCCCGGACCAAACGCGCCTTCGCCGGTTGATATAGATTGCCGTGACGCCCTGCGTCGGCGCCGGTGGGCGGCCGCGGGGTGCGCACCTGTGGCCATCGGATTCGGCCGGCGGTCAGCGAGTTCTTGGCGTGGCGATCCCTCGCGCGAACCGTGCCTTTCCGATGGGTGGTCCTCGCGGCGGCGGCTTGCCTTTCGACCGCTTGGGTCCCGGCGCTTGCCGAGACGACGGCAAGCCAGGGCGTGCCTTGGGTGGTCGATCTCGACGCGGGCGCCGGACACACGTGCGCGCTTCTTGCGGACGGGAACGCCCGATGCTGGGGACGGAACAACTGGGGCCAGGCTGGGTCGTACGGAGGCGGCGACGCCGTGCAGGTGAGCGCGGGCGCGGGCTTCTCGTGCGCGCTCCAGCGCGGCGGCGACGTGCTCTGCTGGGGGCGGCAACAGGGCGCCTGGCACCAGCACCGGACGTTCGGGGAAGGCCTGCGACCCGAGCCCGCGCGCCAGGTCGCGCTCGGATCGTACACGGCATGGAACGGGTGGATGGGAGGCTTCGTCTGCGTGCTTCTTTCGGCCCTCGTTCGGTGCTGGGACGTGGCCGGCCAGGCCTATGACCTGCCCAACTCGCAGGAGGCAGTCCAGCTGGACGCCGGCGTCAACCACGTGTGCTGGCTTTCCTCCGACGGCTCGGTTCGCTGCTGGGGCATCCTCGGCGGGACCGCCTGGCACGGCAGCCGCGTGCCCCTGCCCGGCGCCGCCACGCAGGTGAGCGCGGGCTCCTGGCACGCCTGCGCGAGGCTCACGACCGGCGCCGTGGCGTGCTGGGGCTCCGACGCGTGGGGCAACACGCAGGGCGATTCCGCGCCCACCACGGTCGCCGTGGCCGCCGGCGGCGCGCACACGTGCGCGCTTGGCGTCGACGGAAACGTGCGCTGCTGGGGGCATCCGTGGCTCGTGCAAGGCTACGGCGGCGGGGATGCGGTCAGGCTTTCGACCGGCGAGGACCACGCCTGCGTGCTTGCGCGAACCGGTCGTGTGCACTGCTGGGGCGGTAACGGCGACGGGCAGGCGACCCCGCCGCCCGAATTCGCGGCCACGTAAGCGCCCGGAGGCGCTCCCGCAAACGCTATCTACCCCCCGCGCATCCCCGCTTGATCCCCATGGCCCGCATCACCGGCTTCCGCGGCCGCGACGAGCGCAAGGAGAACCACTTTGCCATCCTCGACGTCGGCGACGCCGCGGGCGTGGAGCAGCTCGTGGGCGCCCGCGTCACGTGGCGCACTCCGACGGGCCGCTCGCTGCACGGCAAGATCATGGGCCCGCACGGGCAAAAGCGCGTGCTCGCGCGCTTCACGAAAGGTTTGCCCGGCACGGCGATCGGGAACCTCGTCGAGCTCAAGACGGCAGCGCAGGCTGGCGGCGCCGCGCCCGCCGCCTCCGCCACCACGGCATCGGGCAAGGGCAAGAAGAAAGCCTAGGTCGATTTTCGGATCGCCGCGACCGTCTCGGCCGTGAGGGCGATGGCCGCCTCCACGTCGGACCGGTCGACGTCCACGTGCGTCACCGCGCGCGCCTGGCTGGGCCCCGTGACGCTGTAGCCCGCGCCGGCGGCCCGCATGCGCTCGCAGAACGCCTTCGCCGACATGCCCAAGGCGGAGACGTCGAAGAGGACGATGTTCGTCTCCACCGCCTGCGGGTCGAGGGCAAGCCCGTCGATGCGCGCAAGCCCCTCCGCAAGGCGTCGCGCGTTCTCGTGGTCCTCGCGAAGGCGCCGCGGCCCTTCCCGAAGCGCAAGGAGCGCCGGCGCGGCGATCACGCCCGCCTGCCGCATGGCTCCGCCCAGAAGCGCGCGCGCACGCTCGGCCTCCCGGACGAACTCGGCGCTTCCGCACACGACGCTTCCCACGGGCGCGCCCAGGCCCTTGCTGAAGCAGAACATGAGACTGTCGGCGTGCTCGGCGATGCGCGCGGGATCGACGCCAAGCGCCGCGGCCGCGTTGAACAGCCGCGCACCGTCGAGATGGACGGGAAGCCCGTGCCGCTGCGCGACGTCGCGGACCGCGCGGAGGTTCGTGATCGGGACCACGGCGCCGCCGGCGTAGTTGTGCGTGTTCTCCACGCACACGAGCGCGGTCATGGGCTTGAGGTAGTAGTCCGTGCGGATCGCGGCCTCCACCGCGGCAGGGTCCATGGCGCCGCGCGATCCGGGGATCGGCACGGCCTGCGCGCCCGAGACGACGGCAAGGCCCGCCGACTCGTTGAGGTAGATGTGGCTTTTCGCCTCGAGGATGACCTCGGGGTTCATGCGGCGGCTCGTCCACACGCGGCAGGCGACCTGGTTTGCCATCGTGCCGCTTGGAACAAACAGCGCAGCCTCCATGCCCACCGCCGCGGCGGACTCCTCCTCGAGCCGGCGCACGGTCGGATCCTCGCCCCACGCGGCGTTTCCGACGGCCGCGTCGCGCATGGCTTCGCGCATGGCGCGCGAGGGCGTCGTCACCGTGTCCGACCGAAGGTCCACGAAATCCTTCACGCCACGACCTCCCGAAGAAGCGCCGGATCCGCGTTTCCGCCGGACACCACGCAGACGACGGGACGGGGCAGCTGCGGGTTGGCAAGCGCGGCCGCGACCGACGCCGCCCCCGCCGGCTCGCACACGGCGCGCGCGTCGCGCACGACGTTCCGCATGGCGTCGAGGATCTGCGCGTCCGACACGGCAAGGCAGCCGGCGAGGGACTCGGAGAGAAGCGGCCACATGTAGTCGAACACGTAGCTGGCCGCGATGCCGTCCGCGACGGTCTTCGCGGCGTGGAGCCGCTCGGCCTTGCCGGAGGCGAACGAGGCGGCAAGCGGCGCCGCTCCCTCCGCCTGCACGCCGTACACGCGCGCCCGCGGAGCAAGCTCGCGCAGGGCCCGGGCGATGCCCAGCGATAGGCCGCCCCCGCCCACCGGGACGAGCACGGTCGCCGCCTCCGGCAGGTCTTCGTGGATCTCGAGCCCCACGGTGCCGGCGCCCGCCACGACGAAGGGGTCGCCAAACGGGTGGACGTAGGTCGGGCCGTCGGGCCGCTCCAGCCGGTCGTCGGTCATGATCTCCATGATCTCGCGGTGCGGCAGGGGGATCACGCGTGCGCCCATGGCCTCCATTGCGGAGACCTTGCGCGCCACGGCGCCCTCGGGAACGTACACCGTGCACGAGCCTCCCAGGCGGCGGGCGGCCCACGCGACCGCCTGCCCGTGGTTGCCGGCGCTTGTCGTGAGGAACCCGCGCTCGCGTTCCCGGTCCGTCCCGCGCGACATGCGGTTCCACGCGCCGCGGATCTTGAAGCTACCCAGGCGCTGGAGCGACTCCAATTTGAGATGCACGCCCTCCGCAGCGGCGAAGGGAAGAAGCGGCGTGCGGAAGGCCACCCCCTCGACTCGGTCGCGGGCCTCCTCCACGTCCTTCAACGTGACCCGGAGCCGACGCGGATCGGGCATGGCGACGCCAAGCGCGACGCCTCGCTTAAGTCTTGGCGTGCCCTTGCCCCGCCGATGGCGATCGCAGACCGGGAGATCGAGATCGAAAGCGCCTTCGCGCGCGCGGTGGACACCGAGGAGAAGGAACGCGAGGTCCGCGAGCTTGCCGGCCTTGCCGTGCGCGACGTCGTGCTCTTCCTCTTGGCCGTCGCAAGCGTCGCTCTCCTTGTCGTCGACGAACTCGGCTTCGTCCCGCCGCAGCACCACGCGACCGTCGTCTTCGTGGACCTTGCGATCGTGATCGTGTTTGCGGCCGAGTTCGTCTGGCGCATGGCGTCGGAGGCGCGCAAGCTCCGCTTCGTGGCCCGCAACTGGTTCGACGTCCTCGGTCTGTTCCCCCTCCTCCTGTTCGAGGCCCTCCAGACGCTGCCGCAGCTTGCGCTCCTTCGCGCCTTCCGCCTCGTCCGGATCGCGCGCATCGTGGCGGTACTCTCGCGCGCCGCGCGTGCGTACAACGCGATCGCCGGCGAGAAGGCCGCCCAGCGGATCTTCCGCAAATACCGCGCCGCGCTCGTCGAGGAGATCACCGACCGCGTGGCCCTGCAGCTCATCGCCCAGATGGAGAGGAACGTCGTCGAGGCCCGGTATCCCGAGGCGATCGGGCGGGCGCTCGAGACCCGCCGCGAGGACGTGCGGAAAGTCGTCCTCGACTCCCTGGAGCGGACGGCGGTGCTCCGTCCCCTCGCGCGCTTTGCGCCCTCGGCCAACCTCGTGGAGCGCACCGCCGACGCGCTCACGACGATTGTGGCCGATACCCTGAAGAGCCCCGAGGTCAACCGCATCGTGGCCGAGGCGATCGCGCAGGTCCTCGCGAACCTCAAGGGGGAGCTCGCCAAGAAGGACTGGAAGGAAGGCGCGGCCCCGGCGGGGCCTAGCTTGCCGATTTGAGGATCGCGCGCGCGGCCTCCTCGAGATCCGAAACGATGAGGTCCGCCCGCTCGGCCACGCCGTCCATCGGGCGGATGGCGACGCCAAGCCCGGCCACCTCCATGGCCTCCGCGTCGGGAACGCCATCGCCCACGACGGCAAACTGCTCCGGGCGCAAGCCAAGCGTCCGCGCGACCGACAGCAGCGCCTCGCGCTTGTGCACGACGGGGCTTTGCGCTTCCACGCCCGACTCCGCGCGCCAGTCGAGCACGCGGCCCGTGCACGCGCCCCCCCGCTCCTCAAGCGGGTTTGCGATCCAGCGCGGGATCGAAAGCGCCTGGCTCACGGCCCGCACCGCCTGCGAGAAAGAATCGCTCACGACGTACAGCGCCAGCCGGGGCGAGAGCAGCTCGACGAAGGCCCGCGCGCCCGGATCGAAGGGAAACCCGGTCGCGCACGCCGCGACGCGTGCGACCGGCCACCCGCGAAGGAGCGAGGCCACGAATCGGCAGCGGTCTTCGCGCCCCCGCGAGGCAAGCTCCGCGCGCATCCGCTCCTCGCCAAGACCGGTTTCGCGCGCGATGGCGAGCACGGTGCGGCCGACGAGAAGCGTGTTGTCCATGTCGACGAAGACGGCCTTCAGCGTCATGGCCGACGCCCGATCTCGAGCGAGCCTGCGTCCGACCACAGGCTCGCCTCCTTGAGCGTGGCGGGAAGGCGCTCCTCGGCCGAGAGGATCCGCAGCCAGTCGGGGATGAGCGCGGCGCTTGGCGCCTGCAGGTAGTCGGCCTCGGCGCGCTCGAGCGCGTGCACGAACGCCTCGATCGTGGACTCCTCGTCGTGGCGGTCGTAGGCAAGACCGTTGTACTCGGCGTCGACGAAGTAGCGGCGCACGTAGTCCTGGGCCGTGCGCCGGTACACGACGCGAAGCGCCAGGAGCGAGGCCTCCGACAGCGTGGTCGCCTCGTTCTCCGTGAGCGAGCGCAGGACCGTGACGGCAAGGTCGCGGACCATGCGTTGCAGGCCTTCG
It includes:
- a CDS encoding threonine/serine dehydratase, whose product is MPDPRRLRVTLKDVEEARDRVEGVAFRTPLLPFAAAEGVHLKLESLQRLGSFKIRGAWNRMSRGTDRERERGFLTTSAGNHGQAVAWAARRLGGSCTVYVPEGAVARKVSAMEAMGARVIPLPHREIMEIMTDDRLERPDGPTYVHPFGDPFVVAGAGTVGLEIHEDLPEAATVLVPVGGGGLSLGIARALRELAPRARVYGVQAEGAAPLAASFASGKAERLHAAKTVADGIAASYVFDYMWPLLSESLAGCLAVSDAQILDAMRNVVRDARAVCEPAGAASVAAALANPQLPRPVVCVVSGGNADPALLREVVA
- a CDS encoding haloacid dehalogenase-like hydrolase yields the protein MTLKAVFVDMDNTLLVGRTVLAIARETGLGEERMRAELASRGREDRCRFVASLLRGWPVARVAACATGFPFDPGARAFVELLSPRLALYVVSDSFSQAVRAVSQALSIPRWIANPLEERGGACTGRVLDWRAESGVEAQSPVVHKREALLSVARTLGLRPEQFAVVGDGVPDAEAMEVAGLGVAIRPMDGVAERADLIVSDLEEAARAILKSAS
- a CDS encoding ion transporter, with protein sequence MAIADREIEIESAFARAVDTEEKEREVRELAGLAVRDVVLFLLAVASVALLVVDELGFVPPQHHATVVFVDLAIVIVFAAEFVWRMASEARKLRFVARNWFDVLGLFPLLLFEALQTLPQLALLRAFRLVRIARIVAVLSRAARAYNAIAGEKAAQRIFRKYRAALVEEITDRVALQLIAQMERNVVEARYPEAIGRALETRREDVRKVVLDSLERTAVLRPLARFAPSANLVERTADALTTIVADTLKSPEVNRIVAEAIAQVLANLKGELAKKDWKEGAAPAGPSLPI
- a CDS encoding 50S ribosomal protein L35ae (the function of this ribosomal subunit is unknown), which codes for MARITGFRGRDERKENHFAILDVGDAAGVEQLVGARVTWRTPTGRSLHGKIMGPHGQKRVLARFTKGLPGTAIGNLVELKTAAQAGGAAPAASATTASGKGKKKA
- a CDS encoding GntG family PLP-dependent aldolase — encoded protein: MKDFVDLRSDTVTTPSRAMREAMRDAAVGNAAWGEDPTVRRLEEESAAAVGMEAALFVPSGTMANQVACRVWTSRRMNPEVILEAKSHIYLNESAGLAVVSGAQAVPIPGSRGAMDPAAVEAAIRTDYYLKPMTALVCVENTHNYAGGAVVPITNLRAVRDVAQRHGLPVHLDGARLFNAAAALGVDPARIAEHADSLMFCFSKGLGAPVGSVVCGSAEFVREAERARALLGGAMRQAGVIAAPALLALREGPRRLREDHENARRLAEGLARIDGLALDPQAVETNIVLFDVSALGMSAKAFCERMRAAGAGYSVTGPSQARAVTHVDVDRSDVEAAIALTAETVAAIRKST